A window from Populus trichocarpa isolate Nisqually-1 chromosome 3, P.trichocarpa_v4.1, whole genome shotgun sequence encodes these proteins:
- the LOC18109456 gene encoding auxin-responsive protein SAUR78, producing MAKTSKLTKLKSAIKRLPSFTKIVRTNSSIAAADNDHIDGKISKELHAVYVGKSRRRYLLSSDVICHPLFQGLIDRSGAGFGDEDNQAVVVACEVVLFEHLLWMIESGGSDQLGSMEELAEFYYTC from the coding sequence ATGGCAAAGACTTCCAAGTTGACAAAGCTCAAGTCTGCCATAAAGAGGTTGCCATCTTTCACCAAGATAGTCCGCACAAATAGCTCCATTGCTGCTGCTGACAACGATCACATCGATGGCAAGATTTCAAAGGAACTTCATGCAGTCTATGTTGGAAAGTCAAGGAGGAGATATCTCTTGAGCTCCGATGTCATTTGTCATCCTCTTTTTCAAGGGCTAATAGACAGGTCAGGCGCTGGTTTTGGTGATGAGGATAATCAAGCAGTTGTTGTTGCTTGTGAGGTTGTCTTGTTTGAGCACTTGCTGTGGATGATTGAGAGTGGTGGCTCTGATCAGTTGGGGTCCATGGAGGAGCTTGCTGAATTCTATTACACTTGCTGA